In Ascaphus truei isolate aAscTru1 chromosome 5, aAscTru1.hap1, whole genome shotgun sequence, one genomic interval encodes:
- the HAL gene encoding histidine ammonia-lyase, with protein MLRYTVHVRGEWLAVPCKGGSDTIRYLGKEALRRYVKNKPDNGGFDSVEDVKFYLRSCKGQGLLDLDDTLEDALEDNEFVEVVVEGDVLSPDFIPSQPEGVHLYSRYKEPEEYIYVDGDSLTTQDLINLGKGLYKIKLTPEAEIKVRQSSLLIESIVKEHKVVYGITTGFGKFARTVIPVSKLKELQENLVRSHSAGVGKPLSPDRTRMLLALRINVLAKGYSGVSLETLHQVIEAFNACCLPYIPEKGTVGASGDLAPLSHLALGLIGEGKMWSPKSGWADAKYVLQAHGLKPISLKPKEGLALINGTQMITSLGCEAVERANAIARQADIIAALTLEVLKGTTKAFDTDIHALRPHPGQIEVAFRFRSLLDSDHHPSEIAESHRFCDRVQDAYTLRCCPQVHGVVNDTIAFVKSIIMTEINSATDNPMVFAERGETISGGNFHGEYPAKALDYLAIGVHELAAISERRIERLCNPSLSELPAFLVTEGGLNSGFMIAHCTAAALVSENKALCHPSSVDSLSTSAATEDHVSMGGWAARKALRVIEHVEHVLAIELLASCQGIEFLRPLRTTTPLEKVYDLVRSVVRPWMKDRFMAPDIEAVHRLLVDQKVWDVAAPYIEKYRMEHIPESRPVSPTAFSLDSMTLNKCSLHDHTES; from the exons ATGCTAAGATACACTGTCCATGTGCGAGGAGAATGGTTGGCGGTACCTTGCAAAGGAGGTTCAGACACTATAAGATATTTGGGCAAAGAAGCATTGAGACGATACGTAAAGAATAAACCAGACAATGGGGGCTTTGATTCTGTGGAAGATGTGAAGTTCTACCTTCGGAGTTGTAAAGGCCAAGGCTTACTGGACCTGGATGACACGCTAGAAGATGCTTTGGAGGACAATGAGTTTGTTGAAGTTG TTGTGGAAGGAGACGTGCTATCACCTGATTTTATACCCTCTCAGCCAGAAGGTGTTCACTT ATACAGCAGATATAAAGAACCGGAGGAG tatatttatgtaGATGGAGACAGTTTGACAACACAGGACTTGATCAATTTAGGAAAAGGGCTCTACAAAATAAag ctTACGCCAGAAGCTGAAATTAAAGTGAGACAATCAAGTCTTTTAATAGAGAGCATTGTCAAAGAGCACAAAG TTGTGTATGGAATCACTACAGGATTTGGGAAGTTTGCTCGCACTGTTATTCCAGTTAGCAAGCTCAA AGAACTTCAAGAAAATCTTGTCCGATCTCATTCAGCAG GTGTTGGGAAGCCTCTGAGCCCTGACCGCACTCGCATGCTTTTGGCTTTAAGGATCAATGTCTTGGCAAAAGGGTACAGCGGTGTTTCACTGGAGACTCTACATCAAGTGATCGAAGCATTTAACG CATGTTGCCTGCCCTACATCCCAGAGAAGGGGACAGTTGGAGCCAGTGGAGATCTTGCCCCTCTTTCTCATCTGGCCTTGGGTCTAATAGGAGAAGGCAAGATGTGGTCACCCAAGAGTGGCTGGGCTGATGCTAAATAT GTGCTGCAGGCTCATGGACTAAAACCAATTTCCCTGAAGCCAAAAGAG GGCCTAGCTCTTATTAATGGGACTCAGATGATCACATCTCTGGGATGTGAGGCTGTGGAGAGAGCCAATGCTATTGCAAGACAAGCTGACATTATTGCTGCACTCACACTTGAAGTCCTGAAGGGGACTACTAAAGCCTTTGATACAG ATATCCATGCTCTGCGGCCTCATCCTGGACAAATCGAAGTAGCCTTTCGCTTCAGGTCTCTCTTGGATTCTGATCATCATCCCTCAGAGATTGCAG aAAGTCACAGGTTTTGTGATCGAGTCCAAGATGCTTATACATTGCGTTGCTGTCCACag GTACATGGCGTGGTTAACGACACAATCGCCTTTGTGAAGAGCATCATCATGACCGAAATCAACAGCGCGACAGACAATCCT ATGGTTTTTGCGGAAAGAGGAGAGACTATTTCGGGTGGAAATTTCCATGGCGAATACCCAGCGAAG GCGTTGGACTATCTAGCTATTGGTGTCCACGAACTTGCTGCAATCAGTGAAAGGAGAATTGAGAGGCTGTGTAATCCCTCCCTCAGTGAGCTGCCGGCATTTCTAGTTACAGAAGGAGGACTAAACTCTGGCTTCATGATAGCTCATTGCACAGCTGCTGCTCTTG TTTCTGAAAATAAGGCTCTGTGTCATCCCTCATCTGTGGACTCTCTCTCCACAAGCGCTGCTACAGAAGACCATGTCTCCATGGGAGGATGGGCAGCTAGAAAAGCTCTTCGGGTCATTGAACATGTAGAACATG TGCTGGCCATTGAACTGCTTGCTTCCTGCCAGGGGATTGAATTTCTACGCCCACTCCGAACCACAACTCCATTGGAGAAAGTGTATGACCTTGTGCGCTCTGTCGTAAG GCCTTGGATGAAGGACCGCTTCATGGCTCCAGACATAGAGGCAGTTCACAGGTTACTTGTTGACCAAAAG GTTTGGGATGTAGCAGCACCATACATTGAAAAATACAGAATGGAGCATATTCCCGAATCAAGACCCGTTTCTCCTACAGCTTTCTCACTGGACTCTATGACACTTAACAAGTGTTCTCTGCATGATCACACCGAATCTTAG